A single window of Bordetella genomosp. 11 DNA harbors:
- a CDS encoding spermidine synthase yields the protein MPPRTTPSAQDIPTLSESDGIRYLHFDSPWIQGAMRVADPVDLVLEYTGQMMAWLLFMEPPKDGAIGLLGLGAGSLARFCVKRTRSPVVAVEWNPRVTAICHAFFRLPGPPRLVVEEGDAGAWVAEPANAGRCPILMVDLYDAQARGPVRDSVRFYRDCRRVLGDTGVLAVNLFGEHESFPRNIDNLSAAFDGRLAMLPEIDAGNRIVLGFTGPPIDIPVEALLDRAAIVEAVYGLPARRWARALAGQASGGRLAY from the coding sequence ATGCCGCCACGCACCACGCCGTCCGCCCAGGATATCCCCACGCTTTCCGAATCGGACGGCATCCGGTATCTGCATTTCGACAGTCCCTGGATTCAGGGCGCCATGCGAGTGGCCGATCCGGTCGATCTCGTCCTCGAGTACACCGGCCAGATGATGGCCTGGCTGCTCTTCATGGAACCGCCCAAGGACGGCGCGATCGGCCTGCTGGGCCTGGGCGCCGGTTCGCTGGCGCGCTTTTGCGTCAAGCGCACCCGCAGCCCCGTGGTCGCGGTGGAGTGGAATCCGCGCGTGACCGCGATTTGCCATGCTTTCTTCCGGCTGCCCGGCCCGCCCCGGCTGGTTGTGGAGGAGGGCGACGCCGGGGCCTGGGTGGCGGAACCGGCGAATGCCGGGCGCTGTCCCATCCTCATGGTGGACCTGTACGACGCCCAGGCCCGCGGGCCGGTGCGCGATTCCGTGCGTTTCTATCGCGATTGCCGGCGCGTGCTGGGCGATACCGGCGTGCTGGCGGTCAACCTGTTCGGCGAACACGAAAGCTTTCCGCGCAATATCGATAACCTCTCCGCCGCCTTCGACGGCAGGCTGGCCATGCTGCCCGAAATCGACGCAGGCAATCGCATCGTGCTGGGATTCACGGGGCCGCCCATCGACATTCCCGTCGAGGCCCTGCTGGATCGCGCGGCAATAGTAGAGGCGGTCTACGGCTTGCCCGCGCGCCGCTGGGCACGCGCGCTGGCCGGCCAGGCGAGCGGGGGGCGGCTGGCGTACTGA